One Streptomyces sp. 840.1 genomic window, GCCAGTACGCCGTACCGCTCGGGCGGGAGGGAGGGCAGGGAGCCCGTCGCGCTCAGCGCGAACGCGGTCAGCGGGACCGCCGCGACCAGGGTCCCGATGGCCAGCCCGGCCACCGATATCAGGCCCGTCTCCAGGACCCGCATCCGCAGCAGCTGGCCGCGTCCCGCGCCGACCAGCCGCAGCAGGCGGAACTCGGGGCGGCGGCCGACCGTGATCAGGGCGAGGGTGCTGACCACCGCCAGCAGCGCGAAGCCGCCGATCACGCCCACACCGATGACGACCAGCGCGTCGTCCTGCGCCGATGACGACGGGCTGATCCGTACGTCGTCGGCCGTCGCCGCCCGGACCCGCAGCCCTTCGTACGGTGCGAGCGCGCGCCGTAGCGCCGACGCGGCGTCCCGGCCCTTCGAGCGCACCAGGATCTGCCGGTCGCGCGGCGCCGATACGTGGGCGGCGAGCGCCTCGCGCGGCAGCATGAACTCGCCCAGGCCCAGTGAGCGTTCGTAGACCGCGACCACCCGCAGCCGTACCCGCGTACCGTCGCCCAGGCGCAGTCGCACCAGGTCGCCGACGCCCGCGCCGAGTTCGCCGGCCCGGTCCCTGCCGACCGCTACCGTGTCCCGGCCGGTGAGGTCGGCCGGATCGCCCGAGGTGACCCGGGCGTCGAGCGTGCCGGACAGCTGGTCCGCCGTGACGCCCAGGACCGGGTAGCGGTCCAGCTTCGGATCGCCGGTCTCGCGGTGGGCGAGGACCACCGCGGACCGCAGCAGGCCCGTCGCGGCGGCCACCCCGGGGGTCCCGCGCGCCGCATCGGCCGCGTCCGAGGGGATACCGGCGGCGGGGCCGGTCACCACCAGGTCCGCCCGCAGGGCGTCCGATGCCTGGCGGCCGGCGGCCCGCTCCAGCGTGCTGCCCGCCGCCAGCTGCACGCAGACGAACGCGACGACCAGCACGATGGGGGTGAGCGCCGCACCCAGCCGCCGGCTGTGCGCGGCGGCGGACCGGGCGGCCAGGAACCCGGCGGCTCCGCCCGCCCGCCGGGCCGGCGCGCCGAGCACCCGCATCGAGATCCGCGCGACCCACGGGCCGAGCAGCGCCACCGCGATGATCAGCGAGGTCGCGGCGGCCGACGCGGCGAGCGCCGCCGCCTGGCCGCCCTGCGCGGTCGCCGCACCGGCCGAGCCGAGCCCCGCGACCGCCAGCAGCACCCCGGCGACCGTACGCGCCCGGCCCGGCTCGTCCGGCTCCGGCGCCCGCGCCGCGCCCAGGGCCGAGGCGGGCCGCAGCCGGGTGATGGAGCGGGCCGCGAGCAGCGCCACCGGCCGGGCCGCGAGCGTGACGATCACCGCGCCCACCGCGCCCGCCGCGAGCGGCAGCCACACCGGGACCGGCAGCGGCAGCGGATCCGTGGCCAGCAGCGACCGCATCAGCAGCCCCAGCGGCACGGACCCGGCCGCGCCCAGCAGCGCGGCGGCGCCCGCCACCCGGCTCGCCTCGCGGCCGACGGCCGACCGGAGCTGCCGGGGGGTCGCCCCGACCGCCCGGAGCAGCGCCAGTTCGCCGGACCGCTGGTGGACGGCCTGGGAGAGCGTGGTGGCGATCACGAGCAGCGCGATCATGACCACCGTCGCGGCGACCGACGCCAGCATCGCCAGCAGATCCCCGCGCGCGCCCGGCGCGTCGAGCTGCTCGGCCTCGCCGCGCTCCGCCCCGGTCAGCACCCGGGCCCCGCGCTCACCCCCGCCGTGGTCCTCTCCGCCGTGGCCCTTCCCGCCGTGCCCAGCCACGGCGTCGCCCAGGGCGGCCCGCAGCGCGCCGTCGGAGACGCCCCGCCCGGCCACCACGCCGATCGCGTCCACCGTGCCGGGATGACCGGCCAGTTGGATGAGGTGGGCCTCGGTGAAGAAGACGGCGGGCGACCCGCCGCGCTGCCGGGCGCCGGCCACCCCGCTGACGGTGTACCGCCGGGCCGCCCCGTCGACCTGGAGCGTCACCCGGCCACCGGGCCCGCCGCTCGTGGCCGCGAGCGAGGAGTCCACGACCACCTCGGACGCGGAACGCGGCGCGCGTCCGCCGGTCAGCTCGTACGGAGTGAGCGCAGCGGCGTCCCAGGAGCGCCCGACGGCCGAGATACCGCGGCCCGCCACCACCGGGACCGAGTCGTCCGCGACCGCCCGTGCCACGCCGTCGGCCGCCGCCGCCCGCGCCACCACCGAGCGGTCCAGGCGGACCCGTTCCGGCAGGTGCGCGGTCGCCGTCTGCGGCTCGCTGCCCCACGGCTTCGCCGTGTACGTGACCCGCTGGTCGGCCACCACCACCGCGTCGGCCCCGGCGTACCGTTCCACCGGCGGCCCCGTCAGCAGCAGTGAGCCGAGCACCAGGGCGAACGCCCCGAGCAGCGCCGAGGCGGCGGCCGCCGCCGCGAACACCGCGGCCCAGGAACGCCGGTGGGTCCTCAGCGAGCGCCGGGCCAGGAACGCCGAGGCCCGCCGCATCCCCGCCCGTGCGCCCGCGCCGCCACGCCCGCCGCCCGCCCCGGCCCGCGGGCCGTCGCCGGTGCGGGGCCCGCTGCCGCGCCTCTTGCCGTCACGCGCCTTCGTGTCACTCATCGCAGCCGGCCGCCGTCCATCGTCAGTACCGTGTCGGCCCAGCCCGCCGCCACCGGATCATGGGTGACCATCACGACCGTCCGGCCGTCGAGCCGTACCGCGTCCCGCAGCAGCCCGAGGACCAGCGCCCCGGACTCCGGGTCGAGCGAAGCGGTCGGCTCGTCCGCGAAGACCACCTCGGGCTCTGTCACCAGCGCCCGTGCCACCGCGACCCGTTGCTGCTCACCGCCGGACAGGGTCGTCGGTCCGCCGCTGCCGCGCCCGGACAGCCCGACCCGGTCCAGCAGCCGCCGCCCCCGGTCCAGGAGGCGCGCCGCGCCGGGGTCGGCGCCGGCCAGCACCAGCGGCAGCACGACGTTCTCCTCGATGCTCAGCGAGGGCACCAGATTCAGTGCGTGCGACTGGAAGACGAAGCCGATCCGGTCCCGGCGCAGCCGCGTCAGCGCGGCCTCGGAGAGCCGGCCGAGATCGGTGCCGGCGATCCGTACCGTCCCCGACGACGGGCGGTCGAGGCCGGCCGCGCACTGCAGGAACGTGCTCTTGCCCGAACCGGAGGGGCCGACCACGGCGGTGAAGCTCCCGGCCGGGACCGTACAGCTCACCGTGTCCAGGGCGGCCACCTCCCGGCCGCTGCCGCGCCGCCCGTGGTGCCGGCTCACCGACTCCAGCTCGAGCGCCGCCGTGTGCACCGCCGTGAATGTGTCCACCCTGGTCCCCTCGCTTCTGCCATACGTACTTGCTGACCTGCGTAAACGCTATGAGCAGGGGCGTGCGGGGAACAGGGTGCGGGCTCCCGGGCGGGGGTGCAGCCGGCTACACCACGGACCGTGGGGGACACGCCACTCCGGTGCCGGGCCGGCCCCCGTAACGTGGTGTGTCATGAGCACCACTCCCACCCCGCTGGTGGCCGCCGTCCGGAATTCGTGGCGTGCTTCGCGCTACCTCCTCATCGGCATCCCCGTCGCGCTGCTCGCCTATGTCGGAACGTTCCTGGTGGTGGCGGTCCTGCTGTTCGGCGCCGTGATCATCGGGCTGCCCGCCCTGCCGGAGGCGGCCAAGGTGCTGCACCGCTGCGCGGAGTCCGAGCGGCGCAGGGCGGCCGCGTACCTCGGTGTGCCGTTCCGCCCGACGCGGTACCTGCCGCTGGACCGGGGCGAGCTGTCCGAGCGGGTCAAGCGGGTGCTCACCGACCCCACGAACCGGCGCGAGGCCCTCTGGCTGCCGGCCCAGGCCCTCATCGGCAACGGCCTCGGCTACCTCACGATGGTGCTGTGGCCGGTCGGGCTGCTGGTGGACGGGGCCGCCCTCTGTGTCGTGCACCTGCTGGACCGGCGCACCTCGGACGAGTACGGCACACCACCGCCCGTGCGCCGCGGCTGGGTGCTGCGCTGGCACCCCGTGCTCGCGGAGCTCTCCGCGAGCTGGACCCGGTCCCTGCTCACCGCGTCGCCGTCCGCCGAGCTCGCCGAGCGCATCGACCAGCTGACGGAGAGCCGGGCCGGCGCGGTCGAGGCGCACGGCGCCGAACTCCGGCGCATCGAACGGGATCTGCATGACGGCGCCCAGGCCAGGATCGTCGCCCTGTCGATGCGGGTCGGCCTCGCCAAGCAGCTCCTGGACCGCGACCCGACCGCCGCCCGCCAACGCCTGGACGAGGCCCAGGACGGCGCCGAGGCGGCACTGGCCGAACTGCGGCACGTCGTGCGCGGCATCCATCCGCCGGTGCTGACCGACCGCGGACTGGAGGGTGCCGTGCGGGCGTTGGCCGCCGGGGCGGGCATTCCCGTCACGGTCGGACTCGACGGCGTCCAGGACGGGCGCCGGCTCCCCGCCGCGATCGAGGCCGCCGCGTACTTCGTGGTCGCCGAGGCGCTCACCAACATCAGCAAGCACAGCGCCGCGACGGCCGCGAGCGTGCGGATCGGCCGGGCCCCCGGCGTACTGCTCGTGTCCATCGGGGACGATGGCCGTGGCGGCGCCGACGAGGGCGCCGGCAGCGGGCTGGTCGGGATCAGGCGGCGGATCGCCGCCCTGGACGGCACCACCCGCATCAGCAGCCCCATCGGCGGGCCGACCGACATCGAAGTGGAGCTGCCGTGCGGATCGTGATCGCGGAGGACAACGCCCTGTTGCGCGAGGGCCTGATCCTGCTGCTCACCAGCTCGGGCCACGAGGTGGTGGCCGACGTCGCGGCCGGGCCCGAGGTGCTGCCCGCCCTGCTGGAGCACCGCCCGGACGCCGCCGTGCTCGACGTCCGGCTGCCGCCCACCTTCCGCGACGAGGGGCTGCGCGCCGCCGTCCCCGCCCGCGAGGAACTCCCCGGCCTGCCGATCCTGGTCCTCTCGCAGTACGTCGAGGAGACCTACGCCGCCGAGCTGCTCGCCCGGGGCGCGCGGGGCATCGGCTATCTGCTCAAGGACCGGGTCGGCCGGGTCGACGAGTTCCTCCAGGCGCCCGACCGGGTGGTGGACGGCGGCACTGCGCTCGACCCGGAGGTGGTGAGCCAGCTGATGACCCGCAAGGCGTCCGCGAAGCCCCTGCTGAGCCTCACGCCCCGCGAGCGGGAGGTCCTGGAGCTGATGGCCCAGGGCAAGGCGAACGGCACCATCGCCGCCGAACTCGTCGTCACGGAACGGGCGGTGAGCAAACACATCGGGTCGATCTTCGCCAAGCTGGGTCTCGGAGCGGACGACGGTACGGTCCACCGCCGGGTCCTCGCGGTGCTGGCCTACCTGGAGGGCAACGGGCCGCGCTGAGCGCTGTCCGCAGCGCCCTCGGTTCTCACGCGGGCTGGAGCAGGTCCCAGCGGTTGCCGTACAGGTCCTCGAAGACCGCGACCGAACCGTAGACCTCGTGCCGGGGCTCCTCCAGGAACCGCACCCCGGCCGCGAGCATGCGGGCGTGGTCGGCCGCGAAGTCCTCCGTGTGCAGGAAGAAGCCGACCCGGCCACCGGTCTGCGCCCCGACGCTCGCCGCCTGCTCCTCGTCCTTGGCGCGGGCCAGCAGCAACCCGATCCCTCGCGTACCGCGCGGCCGGACGACCACCCAGCGGGAGCCGTCGCCCCGGTCGGTGTCCTCCACCAGCTCGAAGCCGAGGGCGTCGGTGTAGAAGGCGAGTGCCTCGTCGTAGTCGCGGACGACCAGGGTGACCAGGGCGATGTGCGGCATGGGGGTCCTCGGTGCTCGGCGCGGTGGATGGGGTACGGGCCGGAGCCGCCGGGCCGTAGCGGGACAATATCCGCCATGGACACCAGTGACCTCACCGGGCTGACCGCCCGCGCGCGCCGCCTCGCCCTGGCCGGGAACCGCCGTGTGCTCGGCATCGCCGGGCCGCCGGGAGCCGGGAAGTCCACGCTGGCCGGGCAGCTCGCCGACGCCCTCGGGCCGCTCGCCGTGCTCGTGCCCATGGACGGTTTCCACCTCGCCCAGGCCGAACTGGAACGGCTCGGCCGGGCGGACCGCAAGGGCGCCCCCGACACCTTCGACGCCGCCGGGTACGCCGCACTGCTGAGGCGGCTGCGCGACCCCGAGCCGGACACCGTCGTGTACGCGCCCGCCTTCGACCGGGCCCTGGAGGAGCCCGTCGCCGGCTCCGTCCCGGTCGCCCCGGACGTCCCGCTCGTCATCACCGAGGGGAACTACCTGCTGTACGCGGAGGGCGGCTGGGCGCCGGTGCGCGGGCTGCTCGACAAGGCCTGGTACCTGGAGCTCGACAGGGACGTCCGGATCCGCCGACTCGTCGACCGGCACGTGCGGTTCGGGAAGCCGCGCCCGTACGCGGAGCGCTGGGCCGCCGGTTCCGACGAGGACAACGCCCGGCTCGTCGCCCGGGACCGGGACCGGGCCGACCTCGTCGTGCGGCCGGGACGGGCCACGGGGCCGCTACCGGCCCCCGGGGCGGATCAGGAACCGCACCGGCACCGCCCCTGACCGCTCGCGTCCGGCGCCCCGCACCGGCAGGATGCAGGGAGCCGTTCCGCGCCGCCAGGAGGTCCCGCATGTCCAGCCCGAACCAGCCCGTGCCGTTCACCGCAGACGACTACCGGGCCCGGATGGCGCGGGCCGCGGAGAGCGCGGCCGCCGCCGGACTCGCGGGCGTGCTGGTCGCGCCCGGACCCGACATGGTCCACCTGACCGGGTACCGGCCCACCGCCGACACCGAACGCCTCACCCTCCTGGTAATCGCGGCAGGGCAGGACCCCGTCCTGGTCGTGCCGACCCTGGAGGCGCCGGACGCCGAGAAGTGCGCCGGAGCGCCCGCCCTGACCCTGCGGGACTGGACGGACGGCAAGGACCCCTACGCCGTCACCGCGCCGCTGCTCGGCACGGAGGGCCGGTTCGGGATCAGCGACAACGCCTGGGCGATGCATCTGCTCGGCCTCCAGCAGCGGCTGCCCGGGACCTCCTACGCCTCCCTCACCGAGGCGCTGCCGATGCTGCGCGCCGTGAAGGACGCCGCCGAGCTGGAGCGGATCGCCGCGGCCGGGGCCGCCGCCGACGCCACGTACGAGCACATCCTCAAGGTCCGCTTCGCCGGCCGCAGGGAGACCGAGGTCGCCGCCGATCTGGCCCGGCTGCTCACCGAGTACGGCCACTCCCAGGTCGACTTCACGGTGGTGGGCTCCGGGCCGAACGGCGCCAACCCGCACCACGAGGCGGGCGACCGGGCCATCGAACACGGCGACATGGTCGTCCTCGACTTCGGCGGCCTCAAGCACGGCTACGGCTCCGACACCTCCCGCACCGTCCACGTCGGTGAACCCACCGCCGAGGAGCAGCGGGTCCACGACATCGTGCGGGAGGCCCAGGAGGCGGGCTGCAACGCGGTCCGGCCCGGCGCCGCCTGCCAGGACATCGACCGGGCGGCCCGCGCCGTCATCACCGGGTTCGGCTACGGCGACCGCTTCATCCACCGCACCGGCCACGGCATCGGGGTCACCACCCACGAGCCCCCGTACATGATCGAGGGCGAGGAGCAGCGGCTCGTCCCCGGCATGTGCTTCTCCGTGGAGCCCGGCATCTACCTGCCGGGCCGCTTCGGCGTCCGGATCGAGGACATCGTCACGGTCACCGAGGACGGCGGCCGCCGCCTCAACGCCACCGCCCGCGAGCTGGCGATCGTCGAGTAGCGGCCGCCGGTCCGCCGCCGGTCAGCCCTGCGGCTCGCGGTCGCGGAACCGGTGCAGCACGTCGTACGGGTACGGCAGCGGACGGGCACTCGCCTCGTCCAGCCGTGCCGTCTGCTCCGGCGTCAGTTCCCAGCCCACCGCGCCCAGGTTGTCGGCGAGCTGCCCGACCGTCCGCACCCCCACGATGGGCGCGGCCACGGCCGGCCGGCCGAGCAGCCAGCGCAGGGACACCTGAGCCGGGGTGTGCCCGGTCTCCTCGGCGACGGCGACGACGGCCTCGACGACCCGCCAGGTCTCGTCGTTGTCCCGCTCCCGCCAGGCCTCGCGCCCCAGCTCCCGCTGGTAGCGGGCCTCGCGGGTGTCCGGCGCGGCCTCGCTCATGCCGCGCCGGTACTTGCCGGTCAGCCAGCCGCCCTGGAGCGGGCTCCACGGGATGATGCCGACGCCCTCCGCCTCGCTCACCGGCGCCAGCTCCCATTCCACCTCGCGGGCGAGGAGGTTGTAGAGCGGCTGGAGGCTGATGTAGCGCTCCCAGCCGTTGCGGGCGGCCAGGTCCTGGGCGCGCTGGAGCTGCGAGGCGGAGAGGTTGCTCGCACCGAGGTAGCGCACCTTGCCGGATTTCACCAGGGTGTCGAGCGTGGACAGGGTCTCCTCGACCGGTGTCGTCGCGTCCCACACATGCGTCTGGTAGAGGTCGATGTGGTCGGTGCCGAGCCGCCGCAGGCTCGCCTCGACCGCCGAGAGGATGTGCTTGCGGCTGAGTCCGCCCGCGTTGGGCGCCTCGCCCGTCGTGCCGAACACCTTGGTGGCGACGACCAGGTCGTCGCGGGTGCGGCCCTTCAGCCAGCGGCCCACGATCTCCTCGGAGACGCCCTGATGGTAGACGTCCGCCGTGTCGATGAAGGTGCCGCCGGCCTCCGTGAAGGCGTCGAGCACCCGGTGCGCGCCCGCCTCGTCGGTGTCCTGGCCG contains:
- a CDS encoding ABC transporter permease produces the protein MSDTKARDGKRRGSGPRTGDGPRAGAGGGRGGAGARAGMRRASAFLARRSLRTHRRSWAAVFAAAAAASALLGAFALVLGSLLLTGPPVERYAGADAVVVADQRVTYTAKPWGSEPQTATAHLPERVRLDRSVVARAAAADGVARAVADDSVPVVAGRGISAVGRSWDAAALTPYELTGGRAPRSASEVVVDSSLAATSGGPGGRVTLQVDGAARRYTVSGVAGARQRGGSPAVFFTEAHLIQLAGHPGTVDAIGVVAGRGVSDGALRAALGDAVAGHGGKGHGGEDHGGGERGARVLTGAERGEAEQLDAPGARGDLLAMLASVAATVVMIALLVIATTLSQAVHQRSGELALLRAVGATPRQLRSAVGREASRVAGAAALLGAAGSVPLGLLMRSLLATDPLPLPVPVWLPLAAGAVGAVIVTLAARPVALLAARSITRLRPASALGAARAPEPDEPGRARTVAGVLLAVAGLGSAGAATAQGGQAAALAASAAATSLIIAVALLGPWVARISMRVLGAPARRAGGAAGFLAARSAAAHSRRLGAALTPIVLVVAFVCVQLAAGSTLERAAGRQASDALRADLVVTGPAAGIPSDAADAARGTPGVAAATGLLRSAVVLAHRETGDPKLDRYPVLGVTADQLSGTLDARVTSGDPADLTGRDTVAVGRDRAGELGAGVGDLVRLRLGDGTRVRLRVVAVYERSLGLGEFMLPREALAAHVSAPRDRQILVRSKGRDAASALRRALAPYEGLRVRAATADDVRISPSSSAQDDALVVIGVGVIGGFALLAVVSTLALITVGRRPEFRLLRLVGAGRGQLLRMRVLETGLISVAGLAIGTLVAAVPLTAFALSATGSLPSLPPERYGVLALTVTVAAAAGTLLPGAGGAGRRGGRG
- a CDS encoding ABC transporter ATP-binding protein → MDTFTAVHTAALELESVSRHHGRRGSGREVAALDTVSCTVPAGSFTAVVGPSGSGKSTFLQCAAGLDRPSSGTVRIAGTDLGRLSEAALTRLRRDRIGFVFQSHALNLVPSLSIEENVVLPLVLAGADPGAARLLDRGRRLLDRVGLSGRGSGGPTTLSGGEQQRVAVARALVTEPEVVFADEPTASLDPESGALVLGLLRDAVRLDGRTVVMVTHDPVAAGWADTVLTMDGGRLR
- a CDS encoding sensor histidine kinase, whose product is MSTTPTPLVAAVRNSWRASRYLLIGIPVALLAYVGTFLVVAVLLFGAVIIGLPALPEAAKVLHRCAESERRRAAAYLGVPFRPTRYLPLDRGELSERVKRVLTDPTNRREALWLPAQALIGNGLGYLTMVLWPVGLLVDGAALCVVHLLDRRTSDEYGTPPPVRRGWVLRWHPVLAELSASWTRSLLTASPSAELAERIDQLTESRAGAVEAHGAELRRIERDLHDGAQARIVALSMRVGLAKQLLDRDPTAARQRLDEAQDGAEAALAELRHVVRGIHPPVLTDRGLEGAVRALAAGAGIPVTVGLDGVQDGRRLPAAIEAAAYFVVAEALTNISKHSAATAASVRIGRAPGVLLVSIGDDGRGGADEGAGSGLVGIRRRIAALDGTTRISSPIGGPTDIEVELPCGS
- a CDS encoding nucleoside/nucleotide kinase family protein; protein product: MDTSDLTGLTARARRLALAGNRRVLGIAGPPGAGKSTLAGQLADALGPLAVLVPMDGFHLAQAELERLGRADRKGAPDTFDAAGYAALLRRLRDPEPDTVVYAPAFDRALEEPVAGSVPVAPDVPLVITEGNYLLYAEGGWAPVRGLLDKAWYLELDRDVRIRRLVDRHVRFGKPRPYAERWAAGSDEDNARLVARDRDRADLVVRPGRATGPLPAPGADQEPHRHRP
- a CDS encoding response regulator transcription factor, with product MRIVIAEDNALLREGLILLLTSSGHEVVADVAAGPEVLPALLEHRPDAAVLDVRLPPTFRDEGLRAAVPAREELPGLPILVLSQYVEETYAAELLARGARGIGYLLKDRVGRVDEFLQAPDRVVDGGTALDPEVVSQLMTRKASAKPLLSLTPREREVLELMAQGKANGTIAAELVVTERAVSKHIGSIFAKLGLGADDGTVHRRVLAVLAYLEGNGPR
- a CDS encoding VOC family protein — protein: MPHIALVTLVVRDYDEALAFYTDALGFELVEDTDRGDGSRWVVVRPRGTRGIGLLLARAKDEEQAASVGAQTGGRVGFFLHTEDFAADHARMLAAGVRFLEEPRHEVYGSVAVFEDLYGNRWDLLQPA
- a CDS encoding aminopeptidase P family protein; the encoded protein is MSSPNQPVPFTADDYRARMARAAESAAAAGLAGVLVAPGPDMVHLTGYRPTADTERLTLLVIAAGQDPVLVVPTLEAPDAEKCAGAPALTLRDWTDGKDPYAVTAPLLGTEGRFGISDNAWAMHLLGLQQRLPGTSYASLTEALPMLRAVKDAAELERIAAAGAAADATYEHILKVRFAGRRETEVAADLARLLTEYGHSQVDFTVVGSGPNGANPHHEAGDRAIEHGDMVVLDFGGLKHGYGSDTSRTVHVGEPTAEEQRVHDIVREAQEAGCNAVRPGAACQDIDRAARAVITGFGYGDRFIHRTGHGIGVTTHEPPYMIEGEEQRLVPGMCFSVEPGIYLPGRFGVRIEDIVTVTEDGGRRLNATARELAIVE
- a CDS encoding aldo/keto reductase, translated to MKQRFLGRSGLRVSELCLGTMTFGQDTDEAGAHRVLDAFTEAGGTFIDTADVYHQGVSEEIVGRWLKGRTRDDLVVATKVFGTTGEAPNAGGLSRKHILSAVEASLRRLGTDHIDLYQTHVWDATTPVEETLSTLDTLVKSGKVRYLGASNLSASQLQRAQDLAARNGWERYISLQPLYNLLAREVEWELAPVSEAEGVGIIPWSPLQGGWLTGKYRRGMSEAAPDTREARYQRELGREAWRERDNDETWRVVEAVVAVAEETGHTPAQVSLRWLLGRPAVAAPIVGVRTVGQLADNLGAVGWELTPEQTARLDEASARPLPYPYDVLHRFRDREPQG